The genomic interval GCTGCGCGAGATGGGCCAGTGGCTGGCCCGCTATGGCGACAGCATCTATGGCACGCGCGGCGGCCCGGTCAGCCCGCGCCTCTGGGGCGTGACGACGCAGAAAGCCAACCGCGTCTATGTTCACGTGCTCGACTGGAACAGTGCTGACGCGCTGTGGCTGCCGCTACCGGCGCGCGTCACGTCGGCAAAGTTTCTCAAGGACGGCAGCATTGCGCCGGTGACTCAGGTAGAAGGCGGCGTCTTGATCCGCGCGATTCCGCAGAGCGCCGCCGACGAGTTCGACACCGTCATCGCGCTGGAGCTTGAAAGCAAGTGAACGTCAGATGGCGCACACAGGGTTAACCGGTAATCTCAAGCGGCCCGGTCTTCGCTCAGCTTTTCAGGCGCAGGCTGCCGCCGGCGGCGCACGATATAAATCGTCACCGCGATGCCGGCCAGCACACCGAGCGCAATCAGCGACCACAACATCACCGTGTAATGGCGCATCAGGAAGCGGAAGACACGCTGGCCGAAGACGGAAGCGAGATAGGCGACCAGCGTGAAGCGCACGGCTCGCGCCGCAATCAGTGACGCGAGAAATTTCGGCAGCGGATAATTCATCGCCCCGGCGCCGAGCAAAAACGGGCCGAGCGGCGCAGGCGGCGGCAACAGCGCCGGCACAAAGACCGTCGCAAAGCCCCAGCGCTCGAAGGCGCGATGCACCTTTTCCATCTTCTCTTTCGAGAGCCGCTTCGCCAGCGCCTGCTCGCCGCCCTTGCGCCCCAGGCGGTAGGTAATATAACCGCCGAGCACCGAGCCGATGGTCGCCATCACCGCGTAATAGATCCACTCGTCGCGCTCGTGCGCCGTCAGCACGATGGTCAGCGCGTCGAGCCCGCCCGGCGTCGGGATCACCGAGCTATCAACCACCCCCATCAGGATCAAGCCGAGCCCGCCTAGCCGCCGGAGGGTTCGCCACACTTCGAACAGGTATACCCAAATAAAGCCCATTTATCATTGCCATTTCAGTTTTAATACTCACGTCCGCCACTAATGATTATAACCGCCAAACGCTGCGAGCTTGCCGAGCAGCTCGGCGCGGGTGATGCGACAGAGATTGCCGCCGGTGAAGAAAGCGTCTTCGGTGACTTCCACCGGCGCGTAGGCGGGCGGCTCGACCGCCATCAATTCGTCGAGCGTGTCGGCCTCGACTTCGCATAGCACCAGGCCGGCAAGCTCACCTGCGAACACGTCAATCGAAAAGACGCGCCCGCCGGCGTTGTGGTAATAACGCGTCTTCGTCAGCCGGTCGCCTGCAAGCCCCTCGAAGAGAGCATACTCGCCCGGCGACAGCAGAATGCGGCTGATCGTCTGGAAGTAGGGCGAGGGCGATTCGGCTTTCTTCGTCAGCTTGATCACGCGCCGGTCGCTGTCCGAATCGGTCAGGACGCGCAGCCGCAGCCTTGTTTGTCGAAGATAGTTGTCCTCGAAGGTCTTCGAGTATGACTCGACGGCGCTTTGCCAGTCCGCCCGCGGCGCAACCAGGAATCGCCGCTCGTATTCGACGCGCGTATATTTTGCCTCTTCCGCATCCATGATTCGTTCTGTTCTCGCTTCGCGCCGCGCGCTTTGCTTCCCGACGGCAGCGCGATTACTGATGCTGCGCCGCTGGTTTTTCGTGAAGCGTTTTCCATGCTTGAAGGTAGCGCGCGGCCTTCGGATTATCGGCGTTCCAGTGCGGCGATTGCGCGTTGTTGGCCATCATCAACACGGCGAGCGCCACACAGCGGTCTACCTTTGCCATGTTCTGATAGTTAACTTTCTCCCAGGTATCGCCGACGCCGTGATAGTCGGGATAGACGTAGGCGACGCAGAGCGTGTGCGCCGGCACGCCCTGATCGGCGAGCGCCTGGTTGTCGCTGCGACTGAAGAAGGCGTCGCTGTTGCGCGGGTGCTTATAAACGTTGATGCCTGTGAGCAGACCGGCGGCTTTGAAGACCTGGCCGACTTCGGAAAAGTCGAAGCCGGTCATCGAAGCGTTGTTCACCTGCGGCCCTTCGTTGCTGTCTGTGCGCCCGACCTGTTCGAGATTGATGTCGGCAACCGTGCGGTCGAGCGGGAAGAGAGGATGCTGCCCATAGTAACGCGAGCCGAGCAGGCCGCGCTCCTCGCCAAAGAAGGTCATAAAGACGATGCTGCGACGCGGGCGCTGTTTCATCGAGGCAAGCGCCGACGCCACTTCGATGACGGACACCGTGCCGCTGCCGTCGTCGTTCGCGCCGTTGTAGATCGTATCGCCTTCGCCCGGCTTGATGCCGAGGTGGTCGTAATGCGCCGTCACCAGCACGTAGGTATCTTTCAGCGCCGGGTCACTGCCGCGCAGCACGCCGACGACGTTGCGGACGCGCACGGGCTTATCCGAGCCGCGCGGCGCGACGCTGGCGGTTTGAAAGTAGCCGTCATCGCCGGCAGGCTCAAGGCCGGCGCCGCGGAACTGCGCGGCGATGTATTCGGCGGCCATGTCGAGCCCGCGCGACGGCGTGCCTCGCCCTTCCAGAGCGTCCGAGGCGATGAACGACAGGTGGCCGCGCAACGAGTCGGCGGAGATGCGATTGAGCGCCGCGCGCACCTCAATGGTCATCCGAAACGGCGGCGCAGGCGGCGCGCTCAGCGTAGAGGCCGCAAGCGCCAGCAGCAGCATGACCCGCGCCAGCCTATCAGTGATCTTTTTCACGCTCATCCTTCTGTCCATCTCCCGGTTGATTTGCAAATATTCGGCCAAGTATAGCAGACCGCCCGCGGCCCGCGGCCAATTGCTGTGATTTTGTTGCGATGATTGCGCCGGCGCGCCGAGCGACTTTATAATATTGGGCGTCTCCCAATTTTACTTCAATAGCTCCCCGGCAGCCGCCCCGGCGCGTTGCCGGCATACAACGCAGCAGTCCAGCCCTGCCGCCATGAAGCTGTGAAGAGGTGTCGAGGTAGTCAATGAAGAAGCTCGCTGTCGCTTGTCTGTCTCTGGTTATGGCGTCGTTTATCGTCGTCCCCCACAAGGTCGCCTACTCGCAGGCCCGCAACCCGCGTTCAGCCGCTTACGCCGAGGGCGAAATCATCGTCAAGCTCAAGGCAGAGGCTGCCGGCCTGGCCGAGCAAGATATTCCCGAATTCATTTTCCGCGCGCCGGGCGCTCAGGCCGAGCGATTAAGCAAGCGTCAGCGCGGCATCAACCTGATCCACCTCAACGGGCAGCTTTCGGTCGAGCAGGCGGTCGCCGCGGCTAAGGCCGATCCGCGCGTCGAATACGCCGAGCCGAACTACCTCTACGCGACCGACGCGACGCAGCCCAACGACCCGCGC from Blastocatellia bacterium carries:
- a CDS encoding VTT domain-containing protein, which translates into the protein MGFIWVYLFEVWRTLRRLGGLGLILMGVVDSSVIPTPGGLDALTIVLTAHERDEWIYYAVMATIGSVLGGYITYRLGRKGGEQALAKRLSKEKMEKVHRAFERWGFATVFVPALLPPPAPLGPFLLGAGAMNYPLPKFLASLIAARAVRFTLVAYLASVFGQRVFRFLMRHYTVMLWSLIALGVLAGIAVTIYIVRRRRQPAPEKLSEDRAA
- a CDS encoding M28 family peptidase; this encodes MKKITDRLARVMLLLALAASTLSAPPAPPFRMTIEVRAALNRISADSLRGHLSFIASDALEGRGTPSRGLDMAAEYIAAQFRGAGLEPAGDDGYFQTASVAPRGSDKPVRVRNVVGVLRGSDPALKDTYVLVTAHYDHLGIKPGEGDTIYNGANDDGSGTVSVIEVASALASMKQRPRRSIVFMTFFGEERGLLGSRYYGQHPLFPLDRTVADINLEQVGRTDSNEGPQVNNASMTGFDFSEVGQVFKAAGLLTGINVYKHPRNSDAFFSRSDNQALADQGVPAHTLCVAYVYPDYHGVGDTWEKVNYQNMAKVDRCVALAVLMMANNAQSPHWNADNPKAARYLQAWKTLHEKPAAQHQ